The region GCAGGAGTGATGCTGCCATGGCAAGCAGATCCAAAAGCGAAATTCCGGTGCTGCTATACCGCTATGCAGGTCCCCGGAGGAATATAGGATTCACCTTTTCCCGGTATAATTTGAACATGGAAGAGGGCGGGAGTGCACACGCAGAGATGCTGTTTATCTATGAAGAGGACTTTGAGTATCTTAAGCCTGCGATTAACAAGGTGTTCCCTGTAACCAATCCCTTTACTGGAGAAGAGCAGACATCGCTGGACCCTTGCTGGGAGAATCCTATTCCGAAGAGCTTGTGGGAGTCCATCTTGTCTGAGCTTGAGCAGCAGCGGGATAGTAACTCTGAACTACAAGATTTCCTGAACCCGTTCATAAGCTGGGCAAGGAATCACCTGCGGACTGCGGACGGAATTGAAATTACGGGGAATCTGTGAGAATTGGCGGCGGCGGCAAGGAAGTGCGGCAAGGCGGGGACAATCGCTGCGGCAAAAAACTTTTCTTTTCCCCCGGAAACGGATAAAATTAAGAAGAAACCTATAGATACGGGAGTCGTTATGTCAATTGTGGTTCCCTTGAAGGAGCGAGAACGGTGCTGTATCGACATTTTGGCAAGCCAATTTTCTTTAAAATGGACCCGGAGACGGCGCATCATCTCGTCATCGGCGGACTGAATAAAGCAGATCTAGTACCCGGCGGGAGCGCAGCCATGCGCCTGATGTACGGGGTTCCTGAGACGGCAGATCTTGCAGTAGACCTGTTCGGGGTACATTTCCCGACCCCTGTGGGCTTAGCGGCAGGGCTGGATAAGAATGCGGAAGCGGTAGGAGGGTTCTCTTCGATCGGCTTCGGATTCATGGAGGTAGGCACGGTAACTCCGGTAGGCCAGCCCGGCAATGACAGCCCCCGGCTGTTCCGGCTGCTGCCCGACAAGGCGCTTATTAACCGGATGGGCTTCAATAATGAAGGCGCTGAGGCTATGGCTGAACGTCTCAAGAAGCTGAAGAAGCGCAGAATTCCGGTGGCGGTCAATATCGGACGCAACAAGGCCACCCCGAATGAATTGGCGCATGAGGATTACCGCAAGTGTATCCGTACGCTGTATCCGTACGGTGATTTTTTTGTGGTCAATATCAGCTCGCCGAATACCCCGGATCTCCGGAGTCTTCAGCATGGCAGCGAGCTCTCGAACCTGCTTAGCGAGGTTAAGGAAGAGATGGAGCTGCAGCGGGTGAAGACGGGCACTACGAAGGGGCTGCTGGTCAAGATCGCTCCCGATGTCAGCGACGCTGAGCTGGAATATATGGTACATACCATCAGGGAAGCCGGAATGGACGGCATCATTGCCACCAATACGACACTCTCCCGTGAAGGGCTGCAGAGCGACAAAGCCGGAGAGACGGGCGGGCTGAGCGGTCAGCCGCTGCGTGAACGTTCTACAGAGATTATCCGCAGAATCTATAGCCAGACTGGCGGCAAGCTGCCGATTATCGGGTCGGGCGGGATTTTTACAGCCCAGGATGCTTACGATAAGATACGTGCGGGCGCCAGTCTGGTCGAAATTTATACAGCACTCATCTATGAAGGGCCGGAGGTTAACCGCAGAGTGCATGCCGGACTACGGCAGCTGCTGCGGCGGGACGGCTTCCAGAGGCTCCTTGATGCGGTAGGCGCTGATCATCACTGAAGGATGAATGGACAGGAGGACAAGGCGATGGACGTCAGGGACTGGGGAACTTTTCTGCTTCCTTATGAACAAACGGTGGAGGAATTGAAGGTTAAATTCAAGACGATGCGCTCCGAACTTAAGAAAAGGGAAGAATATACTCCGATTGAATTCGTTACCGGCCGTGTAAAGCGGCTGTCTAGCATACTTGAGAAGGCTAAACGCTTAAACGTAAAAATGGAGGATCTGGAAACGGGCATCGAGGATATCGCCGGCATTCGCATTATGTGCCAGTTCGTCGAGGATATCCGCAGAGTGGCGGAATACATCCGTGCCCGCAAAGACCTTGAAGTACTATATGAGAAGGACTACATTACCAATTATAAGGAAAGCGGCTACCGCAGCTTCCATATGATCATCCGGTATCCGGTACAGACTGCGCTGGGTCAAAAGATTGTACTCGCTGAAATTCAAATCCGTACACTGGCGATGAACTTCTGGGCAACCATTGAGCATTCGCTGAATTATAAATACCGGGAGAGCCTGCCTGATGAAATGCGGGTGCGCCTGAAAACGGCAGCAGAAGCGGCTTCCATTCTGGACAGCGAGATGTCGAGTATCCGGGAAGAGATTCTGGAGGCCCAGAAGACCTTCGAGGAGAACTCGAACATGACGACCCAACTGCTGAAGGCAATCCACCAGCTGTATTTCTATCATCTTGTGAATGAAGCGATTGAGAGTCAGGAACGGTTCAATGCGATCTGGCAGGCTCAGGATATGGATGCAATGAAGGAACTGCTGGACCATGTGCGCGAGCTGCTCTCGAATGCCAAGAAGGGCAGCGAGCCGGATGGCTTATGAGCCGCTGTATCTGGCCTACCTCATCTACTTCAACCGGGACAGGGATTATTTCGAATGTCATGAGGTGCTGGAGGAATTATGGCTGGAAAAGCAGCGTGATCCGTTATACAAAGCTCTGCTGCAGGTGGCAGTCGGGCTGTACCATTTCCGTAATGCCAATGTGCGCGGCGGCCTGATTCTGCTGAAGCAGTCTCATGAAGTACTGGGCAGATATCCGGCGGTGACGCTGGGGATTGATCTGGCGAAGCTGGTCCGGGAAGCCGGGGAGTATGTTGCCCGTCTGGAGGCTTACAACGATCAGCCCTTTGATTATTATGATCTCACAATCCGCATCGTAGACCCCGTGCTGGAGGAAGAGGTCAGGCTCGCTGCTGAGTCTACTCCGCCTGTGCTGCCTCAGCGGCGCGGGCCGCAGCGGCCGGACAGACCCAGGCACAGCCCGGGTGGCGCTTGACCATAGTAAGGTACAACAGGAGCACCCGCAGGGGTGTTCCTGATTATTTGAGCGGGAGGACGGCATCATGACAGCACAACTGCCCGGAGCTTTCGCGCAGCGTATGAAAGAGCTGCTGGGACCGGAATATGAGCAATTTACAGATACCTATCAGCAGTCACCTTACGGGGGAATCCGGGCCAATACACTGAAAATAACGGTGGACGGGCTGCGGGAGCACTCCCCCTTCCCCCTGGAGCCGATTCCCTGGTGCCCTTCGGGCTTCTATACCGGAGAGGGAGCCAGACCCGGAAAGCACCCCTATTATCATGCGGGGCTGTACTATATTCAGGAGCCGAGTGCCATGGCCCCGGTTGAACTGCTGGATGTTCAGCCGGGGGATCGGGTGCTCGATCTGTGCGCAGCCCCGGGCGGCAAGTCTACCCAGATTGCTGCCAAGCTGCAGGGTGAAGGCCTGCTAGTCTCGAATGACCTGCATCCTGAACGGACAAAGGCGCTCGCCAAGAATCTGGAGCTGTACGGGGTACGTAACGGCATTGTCCTGAATGAGCGCCCGGAGCGGATTGCGGCGGCCTTTCCCCGCTTCTTCGACCGGATTCTGATCGACGCGCCGTGTTCGGGTGAAGGCATGTTCCGCAAGGACGAGGATATGGTCAGACAGTGGGAGCCGGGAACCCCGGACAAATATGCGGAGATGCAGCGGGAGATTCTGCAGACGGCAGCCACGGCGCTGAAGCCGGGCGGAACGATGGTCTACTCGACGTGCACCTTCGCGCCGGAAGAGGACGAGGAGCTGGTGGCCGGATTCCTGGCTGGCCATCCGCACTTCTCGCTGGTTCCCATAGGCGGAACCGGTCCGTACGCTGCCGGACTCGGCCCATTGCCGGGTGCGGCGCGGCTGTGGCCGCATAAGGTCAAGGGGGAAGGGCATTTCATGGCGGTATTGCGTCATGAGGGAAGTGGCGGATCGGAGAGAGAGGCATTTGAAACCGGGGCAGCAGGAAATGGAACTACGGTGACAAACACTTTAGAGAACGTAAAAGCACGAAATGAGTCGAGAGAGAAAAGTCTGTCAGCCGCGCCCCGGAGCAAGCCTGGCAAAACAGACTCTCATAGTAAGGCAGTTCCCGGTAAGGCAGATTACGGCCGGGGCGGCAAGGGAGGACGCGGATCTGGACACGGCTCCGGCTCTGGCTTTGGTAGAGCCGGAACGGGTCCAGGTCCGCAGTCACAGCGAACTGGCGGGGAAGCGGTAGCGTTCGCGGTCTATGCGGACTTTATTCAAGAGCTGCTGGGGACACAGCCGCCCGGACATGCGATATGGTTCGGCGACCATCTTTATATCTCCCCGTTGCCGCGTGAAGCGCTGGACGGGCTGAAGACGGTCCGGCCGGGCTGGTATGTGGGGCAGATCAAGAGCGGCAGATTCGTTCCCGGTCATCCGCTCGCTACAGCACTTCGTCCTGAGGAATGCAGCCGCTCGGTATCGCTATCCAGCGCCAGCGGGGAAGCGGTCTCCTACCTGAAGGGGGAGACCTTGTCGATCCCCGCAGAACGCATGTCCATTAAGGATGGACATGCTTACAAAGGTTATACTCTCGTTTGCATTGACGGCTTCAGCGCAGGCTGGGGCAAATGGCAGGACGGACTACTGAAGAACGAATATCCCGCAGGCTGGAGGTGGACTTAGAGTATGGCTACAGGAGGAACGGCGAATAAGAAACAGCGGATTGATAAGGTGCTGTCCCACATGGGGATTGGCTCGCGCAGCGATATCCGCAAGCAGGCCAAGCAGGGCCTGATCACAGTCAATGGAGCTGTCGTCAAAGACAGCGGGTTCCATGTAGACCCGGAGCAGGACCGCATAGAGGTTGGCGGGGAGCCGGTTCTCTACCGGGAATTCATCTATCTGATGATGAATAAACCGCCGGGCGTATTATCCGCCACCGAAGACAAACGGGACCGTACGGTTCTGGATCTGCTGAAGCAGGAGTATGCGCAGTTCGAGCCGTTCCCGGTCGGACGGCTGGATAAGGATACCGTGGGGCTTCTGCTGCTCACGAATGACGGCAAGCTGGCACATGAGCTGCTGTCCCCGCGCAAGCATGTCCCCAAAACCTACGAGGCTACCGTTGAGGGGGAGGTCGATGCAGCGGATGTGGCTGCTTTTGCCGAGGGTGTTACGCTTGAGGATGGTTATGTGACTCTGCCCGCGCAGCTTAGCATTCTAAGCAGAGAACGGGGCAGCCGCGTGCTGTCGTATATCTCACTCACCATTACGGAAGGCAAATTCCATCAGGTGAAGCGGATGTTCGTGGCTGTCGGGAAGAAGGTAGTGTTCCTGAAACGGGTGTCGATGGGCGAGCTCAAGCTGGATGAGACGCTGCCCGAGGGAGCTTGCCGGGAGCTCACGGCCCGTGAGCTTACGCTGCTGCGCGGCGGCGGGGCTGCGGAATCGTAAGGATTAGTTAAATAGAGACCAGGAGCGAACTGGCGGTATACTATACAGAGATAGGATGATGGGGTATGAAATACAAGCTGATTGCACTGGATGTAGACGGAACACTGCTGAATGATGATCATCAGCTCAGTGAAGAGAATAAAGCGGCGATTGCCGAGGTCACGCGCCAGGGTGGGCAAATTGTACTCTGCACAGGGCGCAGTCCGCAGAATTCGATTCCTTTTATGGAGGAGATGGGCTTGTCGGGCTATGTGCTTGGCCATAACGGGGCGGCAACGGTAAGCGTCAAGGACCGTAAGGTGCTGCACCAGTATGGGCTGGACGCCAGAGGGCTGGACCCGTATATCGCCTATTGCCGCGAGCGTGATATCCATTTCGATGTGAACACAGCGTTTGAGATGTATGTGGACAATGTGGAGAACCTGACGAAGGAAGCCCACTATATGTATGAGCATTTCCGGATTATGCCTGCATCTCTTCCCGCTTGGGAGGACTTCCGCGAACCGATTGTGAAATTCACTGTATTCACACAGTCCGATATTCTGGATGAAGCGCAGCGGGAGTGGGCTACTTGGGGAGAACAATAC is a window of Paenibacillus sp. FSL H3-0469 DNA encoding:
- a CDS encoding quinone-dependent dihydroorotate dehydrogenase translates to MLYRHFGKPIFFKMDPETAHHLVIGGLNKADLVPGGSAAMRLMYGVPETADLAVDLFGVHFPTPVGLAAGLDKNAEAVGGFSSIGFGFMEVGTVTPVGQPGNDSPRLFRLLPDKALINRMGFNNEGAEAMAERLKKLKKRRIPVAVNIGRNKATPNELAHEDYRKCIRTLYPYGDFFVVNISSPNTPDLRSLQHGSELSNLLSEVKEEMELQRVKTGTTKGLLVKIAPDVSDAELEYMVHTIREAGMDGIIATNTTLSREGLQSDKAGETGGLSGQPLRERSTEIIRRIYSQTGGKLPIIGSGGIFTAQDAYDKIRAGASLVEIYTALIYEGPEVNRRVHAGLRQLLRRDGFQRLLDAVGADHH
- a CDS encoding GTP pyrophosphokinase family protein — protein: MDVRDWGTFLLPYEQTVEELKVKFKTMRSELKKREEYTPIEFVTGRVKRLSSILEKAKRLNVKMEDLETGIEDIAGIRIMCQFVEDIRRVAEYIRARKDLEVLYEKDYITNYKESGYRSFHMIIRYPVQTALGQKIVLAEIQIRTLAMNFWATIEHSLNYKYRESLPDEMRVRLKTAAEAASILDSEMSSIREEILEAQKTFEENSNMTTQLLKAIHQLYFYHLVNEAIESQERFNAIWQAQDMDAMKELLDHVRELLSNAKKGSEPDGL
- a CDS encoding DUF309 domain-containing protein gives rise to the protein MAYEPLYLAYLIYFNRDRDYFECHEVLEELWLEKQRDPLYKALLQVAVGLYHFRNANVRGGLILLKQSHEVLGRYPAVTLGIDLAKLVREAGEYVARLEAYNDQPFDYYDLTIRIVDPVLEEEVRLAAESTPPVLPQRRGPQRPDRPRHSPGGA
- a CDS encoding RsmB/NOP family class I SAM-dependent RNA methyltransferase, whose product is MTAQLPGAFAQRMKELLGPEYEQFTDTYQQSPYGGIRANTLKITVDGLREHSPFPLEPIPWCPSGFYTGEGARPGKHPYYHAGLYYIQEPSAMAPVELLDVQPGDRVLDLCAAPGGKSTQIAAKLQGEGLLVSNDLHPERTKALAKNLELYGVRNGIVLNERPERIAAAFPRFFDRILIDAPCSGEGMFRKDEDMVRQWEPGTPDKYAEMQREILQTAATALKPGGTMVYSTCTFAPEEDEELVAGFLAGHPHFSLVPIGGTGPYAAGLGPLPGAARLWPHKVKGEGHFMAVLRHEGSGGSEREAFETGAAGNGTTVTNTLENVKARNESREKSLSAAPRSKPGKTDSHSKAVPGKADYGRGGKGGRGSGHGSGSGFGRAGTGPGPQSQRTGGEAVAFAVYADFIQELLGTQPPGHAIWFGDHLYISPLPREALDGLKTVRPGWYVGQIKSGRFVPGHPLATALRPEECSRSVSLSSASGEAVSYLKGETLSIPAERMSIKDGHAYKGYTLVCIDGFSAGWGKWQDGLLKNEYPAGWRWT
- a CDS encoding pseudouridine synthase; the encoded protein is MATGGTANKKQRIDKVLSHMGIGSRSDIRKQAKQGLITVNGAVVKDSGFHVDPEQDRIEVGGEPVLYREFIYLMMNKPPGVLSATEDKRDRTVLDLLKQEYAQFEPFPVGRLDKDTVGLLLLTNDGKLAHELLSPRKHVPKTYEATVEGEVDAADVAAFAEGVTLEDGYVTLPAQLSILSRERGSRVLSYISLTITEGKFHQVKRMFVAVGKKVVFLKRVSMGELKLDETLPEGACRELTARELTLLRGGGAAES
- a CDS encoding Cof-type HAD-IIB family hydrolase — its product is MKYKLIALDVDGTLLNDDHQLSEENKAAIAEVTRQGGQIVLCTGRSPQNSIPFMEEMGLSGYVLGHNGAATVSVKDRKVLHQYGLDARGLDPYIAYCRERDIHFDVNTAFEMYVDNVENLTKEAHYMYEHFRIMPASLPAWEDFREPIVKFTVFTQSDILDEAQREWATWGEQYNILRSGEFFVDLMHPESSKGNALKHLAAELGIPQEQVLSIGNYYNDISMLTYAGLGVAMDNSPVEVKAAADVITGTNNDNGVRDALVKYCL